A genomic stretch from Chitinophaga lutea includes:
- a CDS encoding beta-ketoacyl-ACP synthase III, translating into MKEVYITRLSKFLPNEPVGNDDMESILGMVDGKPSRARNMILGNNKIKTRYYALDKEGNSTHSNAEMTAEAVKMLFDNKFPMQQLQLLACGTTSPDQLLPNHAAMVHGILKCQPVELIAATGACAAGMQAFKYAYMSIKCGNTSNAVSTGSEKFSSWMLSRKFEPETENLKSLAENPIIAFEKDFLRWMLSDGASAALFQDKPNEEGLSLRVDWVEIASYANNLDTCMYAGAVKNEDGSTKGWTDMTPEEWAANSVFSFKQDTRLLGKNIVPSGAQMWKELVDKYNIDISKLTYFLPHLSSEYFRFRIDEEIARLGVHIPQEKWFTNLTRVGNVGTASPYFMLEELLNQDKLKKGDTIVMMVPESARFSYAYAHITVV; encoded by the coding sequence ATGAAAGAAGTATATATTACGAGGCTCTCCAAATTTCTGCCGAATGAGCCAGTAGGGAACGATGATATGGAAAGCATCCTCGGAATGGTTGATGGAAAGCCTTCCCGGGCCCGAAATATGATTCTGGGAAATAACAAGATCAAGACCCGTTATTATGCTTTGGATAAAGAAGGGAACTCCACGCACTCCAACGCAGAGATGACTGCCGAGGCCGTGAAGATGTTGTTCGACAACAAATTCCCCATGCAACAGTTACAGCTGCTGGCCTGCGGTACCACTTCGCCCGACCAGCTGCTGCCCAACCACGCCGCCATGGTGCACGGCATCCTGAAATGCCAGCCCGTTGAGCTGATCGCCGCTACCGGCGCCTGCGCTGCAGGCATGCAGGCTTTCAAATACGCCTACATGTCGATCAAATGCGGCAACACCAGCAACGCCGTGAGCACCGGCTCAGAGAAATTCTCCAGCTGGATGCTGTCGCGCAAATTTGAGCCGGAAACGGAAAACCTCAAATCCCTCGCGGAAAATCCCATCATCGCATTCGAAAAAGACTTTTTAAGATGGATGCTCTCCGACGGCGCCAGCGCCGCCCTGTTCCAGGACAAACCCAACGAAGAAGGGCTGTCGCTGCGGGTAGACTGGGTGGAGATCGCCTCTTACGCCAATAACCTCGACACCTGCATGTACGCGGGCGCGGTAAAAAACGAAGACGGCAGCACCAAAGGCTGGACCGACATGACGCCAGAGGAATGGGCCGCCAACAGCGTGTTCTCCTTCAAACAGGATACCCGCCTGCTCGGCAAGAACATCGTTCCTTCCGGCGCGCAGATGTGGAAAGAGCTGGTGGATAAATACAACATCGATATCAGCAAGCTGACTTACTTCCTGCCGCACCTTTCTTCCGAATACTTCCGTTTCCGGATCGACGAAGAGATCGCACGGCTGGGCGTGCACATCCCGCAGGAAAAATGGTTCACCAACCTCACCCGCGTGGGCAATGTGGGCACCGCTTCTCCTTACTTCATGCTGGAAGAGCTGCTCAACCAGGACAAACTGAAGAAAGGCGATACCATCGTGATGATGGTGCCGGAGAGTGCAAGGTTCTCGTATGCGTACGCGCATATCACGGTAGTATAA
- a CDS encoding dialkylrecorsinol condensing enzyme, whose translation MSQLPKILVVYYTQTGQLRRIIDNVLGPLQGKAEVVYEELVPVSPFPFPWSKQAFFDAMPETVLARPRAIQPLKVNPDEHFDLVIMAYQPWFLSPSQPVAAFLQSPEAVKLLKNRPVVTLLGCRNMWINAQEKMKKYLHQIGANLVGNIAMVDTHHNLVSLITILRWSTKGKKEAFFVFPPAGVQEKDIVESARFAAPIGEALAQREFGGLHGKLLSLGSVEMKPGLIVLEMRGVKPFRFFANFISARGGPGDPGRQGRVTLYRVILLLAIPFLSPFTTVASWLKLLLRRKQLNEDVTYYKGVSLREG comes from the coding sequence ATGAGTCAACTACCGAAGATATTAGTGGTGTATTACACCCAAACCGGCCAGCTGAGGAGGATCATCGATAACGTGCTGGGCCCCCTGCAGGGCAAGGCCGAAGTGGTATATGAGGAATTAGTGCCGGTAAGCCCCTTTCCCTTTCCCTGGTCCAAACAGGCGTTTTTCGATGCCATGCCCGAAACGGTGCTGGCGCGGCCAAGGGCCATACAACCGCTGAAAGTGAACCCCGACGAACATTTCGACCTCGTGATCATGGCTTACCAGCCCTGGTTTTTGTCGCCGTCCCAACCCGTGGCCGCCTTCCTGCAGAGCCCGGAGGCGGTGAAACTGCTGAAAAACCGGCCGGTAGTGACTTTACTGGGCTGCCGCAACATGTGGATCAACGCCCAGGAAAAAATGAAAAAATACCTGCATCAGATCGGCGCCAACCTGGTGGGCAACATTGCGATGGTAGACACGCACCATAACCTGGTGTCGCTGATCACCATCCTGCGCTGGTCTACCAAGGGGAAAAAGGAAGCCTTTTTTGTATTCCCGCCGGCGGGGGTGCAGGAAAAAGATATCGTGGAATCGGCCCGTTTTGCCGCCCCCATCGGGGAAGCGCTGGCGCAAAGGGAGTTCGGCGGTTTGCACGGCAAGCTGCTGTCGCTGGGAAGCGTGGAGATGAAACCGGGCCTCATCGTACTGGAAATGCGCGGGGTAAAACCGTTCCGCTTTTTTGCCAACTTCATCAGCGCCAGGGGCGGGCCCGGCGATCCCGGCCGGCAGGGGCGTGTTACGTTATACCGCGTAATATTGTTGCTGGCGATACCCTTCCTGTCGCCCTTCACCACAGTAGCTTCATGGTTGAAACTGCTGCTGCGGCGCAAACAGCTGAACGAGGATGTGACCTATTATAAAGGCGTCTCCCTCCGGGAAGGATGA
- a CDS encoding head GIN domain-containing protein, whose protein sequence is MKTVSRLFLLPLLLLTVLAACDSVDGSGRVTKEDRQVGDFSAVAVSGSMDVFITHGNTRSLSIEGEDNIVPLIESNIDNGALEIRFKPNTNVRTHRDVKVYIITPVLEGVNVNGSGDVKVMSHFASDRGLSLNLSGSGDLSGSFDAPEVRVSVAGSGNVKLKGQTRDLNVNIAGSGNCEADELLAETAEVNIAGSGNADVHASRELKANTLGSGDVRYKGDPQLNVSKLGSGTVKKR, encoded by the coding sequence ATGAAAACAGTTTCCCGTTTGTTTCTCCTTCCCCTGCTATTGCTCACCGTGCTGGCCGCCTGCGATTCGGTGGACGGCAGCGGCCGCGTCACCAAGGAAGACCGCCAGGTGGGGGATTTCTCCGCCGTAGCCGTGAGCGGCTCCATGGACGTGTTCATCACCCATGGCAATACCCGCAGCCTCAGCATCGAAGGGGAAGATAATATCGTGCCCCTGATAGAATCCAATATCGACAACGGCGCCCTGGAGATCCGTTTCAAGCCCAATACAAACGTCCGTACCCACCGCGACGTGAAGGTATATATTATTACCCCCGTACTAGAAGGGGTGAACGTCAACGGTTCCGGCGATGTGAAGGTGATGAGCCACTTCGCGTCCGACCGCGGGCTGAGCCTGAACCTTTCCGGCAGCGGCGACCTTTCCGGCAGTTTCGACGCGCCGGAAGTGCGGGTCAGCGTGGCCGGCTCCGGGAACGTGAAGCTGAAAGGGCAGACCCGCGACCTGAACGTGAACATTGCCGGCAGCGGCAATTGCGAGGCGGACGAACTGCTGGCCGAAACGGCTGAAGTGAATATAGCAGGCAGCGGCAATGCGGACGTGCATGCCAGCCGCGAGCTGAAAGCCAATACGCTGGGCTCCGGCGACGTGCGTTACAAGGGAGATCCCCAGCTGAATGTCAGCAAACTCGGCTCCGGTACGGTGAAGAAGCGCTAA
- the guaA gene encoding glutamine-hydrolyzing GMP synthase, with protein MTEKILILDFGSQYTQLIARSIRELNVYCEIQPCTKPITWEDSIKGIILSGSPFSVNDPLAPVVDIKAMADRVPVLGVCYGAQLMAKVFGGEVAKSSHREYGRAFMEHADKEEPLLYDISPKSQVWMSHADTIVRLPEAFTPIAHTENIPVAAFKSFTLAKNPLFALQFHPEVTHSLEGKQIIRNFLVHICGIHQDWTPAAFVAETVARIKREVGDKKVVMALSGGVDSTVAAELIHKAIGQNLYCVFVDNGLLRKDEFSSVLDSYKHMGLNVKGVDARELFYGELKGVTDPETKRKIIGRLFIEVFQQESAELKDIAFLGQGTIYPDVIESVSVNGPSATIKSHHNVGGLPEKMKMGLVEPLRFLFKDEVRRVGKEIGISDIFLARHPFPGPGLAIRILGEITPEKVAMLQEADAIYIENLRESGLYNQVWQAGTILLPVQSVGVMGDERTYEFTVALRAVTSTDGMTADWAHLPYEFLAKVSNDIINKVKGINRVVYDISSKPPATIEWE; from the coding sequence ATGACAGAAAAGATATTGATCCTCGATTTCGGTTCCCAATACACACAGCTGATCGCACGCAGCATCCGGGAGCTGAATGTTTATTGTGAAATTCAACCATGTACGAAGCCCATTACCTGGGAAGACAGTATTAAAGGTATCATTCTCTCCGGTTCCCCGTTCTCCGTGAACGACCCGCTGGCCCCGGTGGTGGACATCAAAGCCATGGCCGACAGGGTGCCCGTACTGGGCGTTTGCTACGGCGCACAGCTGATGGCCAAGGTATTCGGCGGCGAAGTGGCCAAAAGCAGCCACCGCGAGTACGGCCGTGCGTTTATGGAGCATGCAGACAAAGAAGAACCGTTATTATACGACATCTCGCCCAAGAGCCAGGTGTGGATGAGCCATGCAGACACCATTGTGCGCCTGCCCGAGGCTTTCACCCCCATCGCTCATACCGAAAATATCCCGGTGGCGGCTTTCAAAAGCTTCACACTGGCTAAAAATCCGCTCTTCGCCCTCCAGTTCCACCCGGAAGTGACCCACTCCCTCGAAGGGAAACAGATCATCCGGAATTTCCTCGTGCATATCTGCGGTATTCACCAGGACTGGACGCCCGCCGCATTCGTAGCCGAAACGGTGGCCCGTATCAAACGGGAAGTAGGCGACAAAAAAGTGGTGATGGCCCTCAGCGGCGGGGTGGATTCCACCGTGGCCGCCGAACTGATCCACAAAGCCATCGGCCAGAACCTGTATTGTGTGTTCGTAGACAACGGCCTGCTGCGGAAAGACGAGTTCTCCTCCGTACTGGACTCCTATAAACACATGGGGCTCAATGTAAAAGGCGTGGACGCCCGTGAACTGTTCTACGGCGAGCTGAAAGGCGTCACCGACCCCGAAACCAAACGCAAGATCATCGGCCGCCTCTTCATCGAGGTATTCCAGCAGGAATCCGCCGAACTGAAAGATATCGCCTTCCTGGGCCAGGGCACCATTTACCCGGACGTGATCGAGTCCGTTTCCGTAAACGGGCCTTCCGCCACCATCAAATCGCACCATAACGTGGGCGGTTTGCCGGAAAAAATGAAGATGGGCCTCGTGGAGCCCCTGCGTTTCCTCTTTAAAGACGAGGTGCGCCGCGTGGGTAAGGAAATCGGCATCAGCGACATCTTCCTGGCCCGCCACCCCTTCCCCGGACCGGGCCTCGCCATCCGCATCCTCGGCGAAATCACCCCCGAAAAAGTGGCCATGCTCCAGGAAGCGGACGCCATCTATATCGAGAACCTCCGCGAATCGGGCCTCTACAACCAGGTCTGGCAGGCAGGCACCATCCTGCTGCCCGTACAGAGCGTGGGCGTGATGGGCGACGAAAGGACTTACGAATTCACCGTGGCCCTCCGCGCCGTAACGTCTACCGACGGTATGACGGCCGACTGGGCGCATCTCCCGTACGAATTCCTTGCAAAAGTTTCCAACGACATTATCAATAAGGTAAAAGGTATCAACCGCGTGGTGTACGACATCAGCTCCAAACCGCCGGCCACTATCGAGTGGGAATAA
- a CDS encoding ABC transporter substrate-binding protein, whose protein sequence is MNRMKSLTSLAVIATLLVTLQACSIFRSAPAKTDGPPPELSKPTKPEEKKPEEKKPEAKAPFNVPAFAKEVKRSSYNIAVFAPLYLDSVFATSLEIPGRTMPRYVLPGLEFYEGVQLALDSLQSQGAKLNVTVYDNKSRNNDVASLIRNRLLDNTDLIIGAVSTPEFKPLSDFAKQKEINLVSATYPNDAGITDNPFLLISNSTLRSHVEAMHDYAQRGFANKNILVVRRASNFEAGIAGNIKAAYDKLSYDKKSRVREVIWNDATTDLQLTQYLLTDRPNLLIVTALDEAGAKSILRKLAAHKATYPMQVFGMPTWDVMKFKEPEFAGITMYYSSPYYNEKTDLYSRYITDHFRKVYKSRPSDMAFKGFELTYYFVKLLMQDGVYFNKDLNKPANRVFTSFNFQPVYLKDGAADMPDYFENKNIYIIQKGDSADFRMNTAL, encoded by the coding sequence ATGAACCGAATGAAATCTTTAACCAGTCTTGCCGTGATCGCCACCCTGCTGGTAACGCTGCAGGCCTGTAGCATTTTCCGCTCGGCGCCGGCTAAAACCGACGGCCCTCCGCCGGAACTGTCGAAGCCCACGAAACCCGAGGAAAAGAAACCCGAAGAAAAGAAACCCGAAGCAAAAGCGCCATTCAACGTGCCTGCTTTTGCCAAAGAAGTAAAACGCAGCAGCTACAACATCGCCGTATTTGCCCCGCTTTACCTCGATTCGGTATTTGCCACCTCCCTCGAGATCCCCGGCCGCACCATGCCGCGGTATGTACTGCCCGGCCTCGAGTTCTATGAGGGCGTGCAACTGGCCCTCGATTCCCTGCAAAGCCAGGGCGCGAAACTGAACGTGACCGTGTACGACAACAAATCCCGCAACAACGACGTGGCCAGCCTCATCCGCAACCGGCTGCTCGACAATACCGACCTGATCATCGGCGCGGTGAGCACCCCGGAGTTCAAGCCCCTCAGCGACTTTGCCAAACAGAAAGAGATCAACCTCGTATCCGCCACCTACCCCAACGATGCCGGCATCACCGATAACCCGTTCCTGCTCATCAGCAACAGCACCCTGCGCTCGCACGTGGAAGCCATGCACGATTACGCGCAGAGAGGGTTCGCCAATAAAAACATCTTGGTGGTAAGAAGGGCCAGCAACTTCGAAGCCGGCATCGCCGGTAATATCAAAGCCGCTTACGATAAACTGAGCTACGATAAAAAGAGCCGCGTGCGCGAAGTGATCTGGAACGACGCCACCACCGACCTGCAGCTGACGCAATACCTGCTGACGGACCGTCCCAACCTGCTCATCGTCACCGCGCTCGACGAGGCCGGCGCCAAATCCATCCTGCGCAAGCTGGCGGCCCACAAAGCCACCTACCCCATGCAGGTATTCGGCATGCCCACCTGGGACGTGATGAAGTTCAAGGAGCCGGAATTCGCGGGCATCACCATGTATTATTCCTCTCCGTATTACAACGAAAAAACGGACCTGTACAGCCGCTACATCACCGACCATTTCCGGAAAGTGTATAAATCGCGCCCGTCCGACATGGCCTTCAAAGGTTTCGAGCTCACGTATTATTTCGTGAAACTGCTCATGCAGGACGGCGTGTATTTCAACAAAGACCTGAACAAACCGGCCAACCGCGTGTTCACGAGCTTCAACTTCCAGCCCGTGTACCTGAAAGACGGTGCGGCGGACATGCCCGATTATTTCGAGAACAAAAATATTTATATCATCCAGAAAGGCGACAGCGCCGACTTCCGGATGAATACCGCATTGTAA
- a CDS encoding RNA polymerase sigma-70 factor: protein MSSKLNNEDVLLAGIAEADGKAFETIVHHYYPRLLPFTANLTKNRHVAEEIVQEVFLRLWQQRHDTARIYHLSSWLFTIASNLSLTYLKRKAVEGRLLQLLRDRQPDRTLNTEEQVYWKESGLLLREAVLRLPPQQKLVYELSRHEGLSTREIANRLQLSPNTVKNHLVKALQTIRDFVRRSTGLYFF from the coding sequence ATGAGCAGTAAATTAAATAATGAGGACGTGCTGCTGGCGGGCATCGCAGAGGCAGACGGGAAGGCGTTTGAAACCATCGTCCATCATTATTATCCGCGACTGCTCCCCTTTACCGCCAACCTCACCAAAAACCGGCATGTAGCCGAAGAGATCGTGCAGGAAGTATTTCTCCGCCTCTGGCAGCAACGGCACGACACGGCGCGCATCTATCATCTCAGCTCCTGGCTGTTCACCATCGCTTCCAACCTGTCGCTCACCTACCTGAAAAGGAAAGCCGTGGAAGGGCGCCTGCTGCAACTGCTCCGCGACCGGCAGCCGGACCGTACCCTCAACACTGAAGAACAGGTATACTGGAAAGAAAGCGGGCTGCTCCTCCGCGAAGCCGTACTGCGGTTGCCCCCGCAACAGAAGCTGGTGTATGAACTGAGCCGCCACGAAGGGCTCAGCACCCGGGAAATCGCCAACCGGCTGCAGCTTTCACCCAATACCGTCAAGAATCACCTCGTTAAAGCCCTGCAAACCATCCGGGATTTTGTGCGTCGCTCCACCGGGCTGTACTTTTTTTAA